The following proteins are co-located in the Paraburkholderia phytofirmans PsJN genome:
- a CDS encoding helix-turn-helix domain-containing protein, with protein sequence MNTIGTRIQRRREDLNLSTRQLAGAVGISNAAVTKLEKDQSKSPSAENLFRLAIALKTDPQYLLYGEQRYKFAAGSSREKQAESWPFSVSARQIEALTERDRSQLDRIVEAFVAGCQPDEARSEHRKAS encoded by the coding sequence ATGAACACGATTGGCACGCGCATACAGCGACGACGAGAAGATTTGAATTTGTCCACCCGGCAACTTGCGGGCGCGGTGGGCATCTCTAATGCCGCTGTCACAAAGCTGGAAAAAGACCAGTCAAAATCGCCATCGGCCGAAAATCTTTTCCGGCTTGCGATTGCGCTGAAGACGGACCCCCAATATCTGCTTTACGGAGAGCAGCGCTATAAATTTGCCGCAGGGTCGAGCCGCGAAAAACAGGCTGAAAGTTGGCCCTTTTCTGTTTCGGCAAGGCAAATTGAGGCGCTCACTGAGCGCGATAGGTCGCAGTTGGACCGGATTGTCGAAGCGTTCGTGGCTGGTTGCCAGCCTGACGAAGCCCGCAGTGAACATCGGAAAGCCAGTTAG
- a CDS encoding Cro/CI family transcriptional regulator — MTKSELVDRAGGVRRLAAILRVSSQAVSRWPNDGVPPLRLYQLRERRPEWFEEPSGHVTATSLQDAEHC, encoded by the coding sequence ATGACCAAGTCAGAACTTGTCGACCGTGCAGGCGGCGTCCGTAGACTCGCCGCGATTCTTCGCGTTTCCAGCCAGGCGGTTTCCAGATGGCCGAACGATGGCGTACCGCCGCTGCGTTTGTACCAGTTACGGGAGCGGCGACCGGAGTGGTTTGAAGAACCGTCGGGCCACGTGACAGCGACGAGTCTTCAGGACGCAGAACATTGCTAA
- a CDS encoding phage regulatory CII family protein, which yields MTCRYSGTDWLDVLYTSVRSTPGGVADAAAFLTNRRGKSIGTESLRLRLRGEGENRLSMEMFELLLEWMEEKRQPQYLDALCALNERFGLSANPTAEQDSNGTVEAVAIAASEAAQRSGDVSSVVIDAISDGRITPHEADSIALAARENQKLLDRLLRTVQAVSRMGRRSA from the coding sequence ATGACATGCAGATATAGCGGCACGGACTGGCTTGATGTGCTTTACACGTCGGTGCGCAGCACGCCCGGCGGCGTTGCGGACGCTGCTGCGTTCCTGACCAATCGTCGCGGCAAGAGCATTGGCACTGAGTCGTTGCGCCTGCGTTTGCGTGGCGAAGGCGAAAACCGCCTGTCCATGGAGATGTTTGAGTTACTGCTCGAGTGGATGGAAGAGAAGCGGCAGCCGCAATACCTTGATGCACTTTGTGCGCTCAATGAGCGATTCGGCTTGAGCGCCAATCCAACTGCAGAGCAGGACTCGAACGGCACCGTCGAGGCTGTTGCGATCGCCGCATCGGAAGCCGCCCAGAGATCGGGCGATGTATCGAGTGTGGTGATCGATGCTATCTCGGATGGTCGCATCACCCCGCACGAGGCCGACTCCATAGCCTTGGCTGCGAGGGAAAACCAGAAATTGCTCGACCGACTCTTGCGCACTGTGCAGGCTGTTAGCAGGATGGGACGTCGGTCAGCATGA
- a CDS encoding VapE domain-containing protein, whose amino-acid sequence MSTLEQIVLQLAADGHPTLPDGHPIADGKPHRYGAGKKYWYSLHQIERSGEVLGYTGAFGRWSGNDNGAQPFQWHGEALTQEDVNATRQRQQAAERAEAEKKAQAAKLAANRARDQWHKANDDGVSAYLDRKQITPEGVRFDADGTLLVPMFQYTDTIRLVGLQKITPDGAKRFNKGMEKKGAAYLLGDIGDDDKVAMIAEGYATARSIRMATNDAIPLVICFDAGGILSTARRLRERHPDLHVLVCADDDWKIEQRLRDCLLEDFGYSGELVPGGDAVRVETRNTWYMLRAEHKQINGGVEFIELTIWNDVMPERRRRFENAGLKYAYEAVADIGQASVVFPRFADRGDRKLTDFNDLHCTEGLESVRRQIQSALLAALAPAAEDVPLTALMQDQYLAADPLYDRAVAVVRDAARASVSLVQRALSIGFNRAARLIERMAVEGIVSDEHPNGTRTVLSIAGVEPATSAGAATDDAPNHDVENGAHTWERDLARSEKGNLLPTLGNVHLILSNHKAWQGVIAQDDFAGRVMKRKRPPFAQGETGEWSDMDDIRCVLWLSQKYGISVRQDIVMNAVLLVADATHFHDVREYLEGVVWDGIERVRSWPTRYMKVADSEYVQLAGMKWLIAAVARVMRPGCKADNVLILEGRQGWFKSTALEVIAGKPWYTNSPIRIGDKDTYAVMAGKWIIELAELDSLNKSDSSAAKSFFATETDRFRNFYGKRATDVHRQGVFAGSVNFDTYLKDESGNRRYWPLRVGGPILIDDLRRDRDQLWAEAVHLYRQGVIWHVTEAEKPLFESEQAERYEGDVYEDRIARDLELRGRVTMEEILADILKLDTSKWTPPEQRRVGKALKSLGWVRKRESTGRREWFYVKEEEVPQPATELITEGADDDAPL is encoded by the coding sequence ATGTCAACGTTAGAGCAGATTGTTCTGCAGCTCGCGGCGGACGGTCATCCCACGCTGCCTGACGGCCATCCGATCGCTGACGGCAAGCCGCATCGATATGGAGCCGGAAAAAAGTATTGGTATTCGCTGCACCAGATCGAACGTTCCGGCGAGGTTCTCGGCTACACGGGCGCATTCGGACGCTGGTCGGGCAATGACAATGGTGCGCAACCTTTCCAGTGGCATGGCGAGGCACTTACGCAGGAAGACGTCAACGCGACACGCCAGCGTCAGCAAGCGGCAGAACGGGCGGAAGCCGAGAAGAAAGCGCAAGCAGCAAAGCTCGCCGCGAATCGCGCGCGCGATCAGTGGCACAAGGCAAACGACGACGGCGTGTCCGCCTACCTCGACAGGAAGCAGATCACGCCTGAAGGTGTGCGCTTCGACGCCGACGGCACATTGCTTGTTCCGATGTTCCAGTACACCGACACCATCCGACTTGTCGGCCTGCAGAAAATCACGCCGGATGGCGCGAAGCGCTTTAACAAAGGAATGGAGAAGAAAGGCGCGGCTTACCTGCTCGGTGATATAGGCGACGATGACAAGGTCGCGATGATCGCGGAGGGCTACGCTACGGCCCGATCGATCCGGATGGCTACCAATGATGCAATTCCGCTGGTGATCTGCTTTGACGCTGGCGGCATTCTTTCGACTGCGCGTCGTCTGCGCGAACGCCATCCCGATCTCCATGTGCTGGTGTGCGCCGACGACGACTGGAAGATTGAGCAGCGCCTGCGCGACTGCCTTCTGGAAGACTTTGGCTACAGCGGAGAGCTGGTGCCCGGTGGCGACGCAGTCCGCGTCGAGACGAGGAACACCTGGTACATGCTGCGCGCCGAGCACAAACAGATCAACGGCGGCGTCGAGTTCATTGAGCTGACGATCTGGAATGACGTCATGCCGGAGCGTCGCAGACGCTTCGAGAATGCGGGACTGAAGTATGCGTACGAAGCGGTCGCGGACATCGGGCAGGCAAGCGTGGTGTTTCCGCGCTTTGCCGATCGCGGTGATCGCAAGCTGACAGACTTCAATGATCTGCATTGCACCGAAGGGCTCGAAAGCGTGCGCCGGCAGATCCAGTCGGCGCTACTCGCCGCGTTGGCGCCAGCAGCAGAAGATGTTCCTCTCACGGCTCTGATGCAGGACCAATATCTTGCTGCCGACCCTCTGTATGACCGCGCAGTCGCGGTCGTGCGGGACGCAGCTCGTGCATCCGTTTCGCTTGTGCAACGTGCATTGAGTATTGGCTTCAATCGTGCGGCCCGGCTCATCGAACGCATGGCGGTCGAAGGCATCGTTTCGGACGAGCATCCGAATGGAACGCGTACTGTACTGAGCATCGCGGGAGTGGAGCCCGCGACGTCCGCTGGCGCTGCGACAGACGATGCGCCAAATCACGATGTTGAAAACGGCGCGCACACGTGGGAGCGCGACCTCGCGCGATCCGAAAAAGGCAATTTGCTGCCCACACTCGGCAATGTGCATCTCATTTTGTCGAATCACAAGGCATGGCAGGGCGTCATTGCGCAGGATGATTTCGCCGGTCGCGTCATGAAGCGAAAGCGGCCACCGTTCGCTCAGGGCGAAACCGGGGAGTGGTCCGACATGGATGACATTCGCTGCGTGCTCTGGTTGTCGCAGAAATACGGCATCTCCGTGCGACAGGACATCGTGATGAACGCAGTGCTGCTGGTCGCCGATGCGACGCACTTTCACGATGTACGCGAATACCTCGAGGGCGTTGTCTGGGATGGTATCGAACGCGTGCGCAGCTGGCCGACGCGCTATATGAAAGTGGCGGACAGCGAATACGTCCAGCTTGCTGGTATGAAGTGGCTCATTGCAGCAGTCGCACGCGTGATGCGTCCGGGCTGCAAGGCCGATAACGTACTGATTCTCGAAGGCAGGCAGGGCTGGTTCAAGTCGACCGCGCTGGAAGTGATCGCGGGCAAACCGTGGTACACGAACTCGCCGATCCGCATTGGCGACAAGGATACGTACGCTGTCATGGCGGGCAAGTGGATCATCGAGCTGGCGGAGCTTGACTCGCTCAACAAAAGCGATTCGTCGGCCGCCAAAAGCTTCTTCGCGACCGAAACGGACCGGTTCCGCAACTTCTATGGCAAGCGTGCAACGGACGTGCACCGGCAGGGTGTGTTCGCCGGTTCGGTCAACTTCGACACGTACCTCAAGGATGAATCGGGCAATCGCCGTTACTGGCCGCTGCGTGTCGGCGGACCGATTCTGATTGACGATCTTCGCCGGGACCGCGACCAGCTGTGGGCCGAGGCGGTGCATCTCTACCGGCAAGGCGTCATCTGGCACGTAACGGAAGCGGAGAAGCCGCTGTTCGAAAGCGAACAGGCTGAGCGCTATGAAGGTGACGTGTACGAGGATCGCATCGCGCGTGATCTTGAGCTTCGGGGGCGCGTCACGATGGAAGAGATTCTGGCTGACATCCTGAAGCTCGACACGTCCAAGTGGACGCCGCCCGAGCAGCGGCGGGTCGGCAAGGCATTGAAGTCACTCGGCTGGGTGCGCAAGCGGGAATCGACCGGCCGTCGCGAATGGTTTTATGTGAAGGAAGAGGAAGTTCCGCAGCCGGCCACAGAACTCATAACCGAAGGTGCCGACGATGATGCGCCGCTTTGA
- a CDS encoding phage terminase large subunit family protein, with product MGATEAFLKTITEAIRPDRRIGIAEWSEKHRVLPESSPEPGKWRNERTPYLVGIMDALSGQASTVTRYAHDDDRPFDNSRVITVGLMKGHQLGGSALGENFIGRCITTAAGNILAVFATYDDAEKWEMDRFEPMRSSTPDLRRRVRDAMKKGSENTKLRKKFPGGLMNLVSATRAGRLKSTTVRYVLLEEIDEYVLNVDGQGNPIELARNRTSNFGRRAKIFANSTPTIKRRSQIEKLYEAGDQRRYFVRCPDCGSPQFFDWRKGMRRSPDDPGVVLYYCQTGCGAGNPESVWKTRGYEGAYWMPTTPGDGKTASFHLSALYAPLGWRPWSDLMDDWEAAQTDTEKMIAFVNNALAECWEDKSAEMKWETIKRRAESYKLRTIPPGCLLLTCAVDTQNDRLEVEISGWGRGLRNWTIDHVVFRGDPALPDVWNQLDRYLDTPIVNQFGVSMRIELCAVDSGGSRTQDVYDYCRLRRHRGVFAIKGAKEKHKPIIGRPTDQDVTIKGKTYPNGVKLWPVGTDTAKSRIFGALLGDEEREVVERRMHFSVDLDDEYFEQLTAEAYNPSKDRWDKLRKRNEALDLKVYNFACAYHPRLRLNAYQDADWAALEAVIEPRVQDLFASVPAHDVPAPEQADADIAVLEVALDTELAVAPVDTASEPAAPTTDAGATQNSWIPRRDNWLRR from the coding sequence ATGGGAGCGACCGAAGCATTTCTGAAGACGATCACGGAGGCGATACGGCCTGACAGACGGATCGGCATTGCCGAGTGGTCGGAGAAGCATCGCGTCCTGCCGGAGAGCAGCCCTGAACCCGGTAAATGGAGAAATGAGCGCACGCCGTACCTCGTCGGCATCATGGATGCGCTCTCGGGTCAGGCGAGCACCGTAACGCGCTATGCGCACGACGATGACCGGCCGTTCGATAACAGCCGCGTGATCACGGTTGGCCTGATGAAGGGCCACCAGCTCGGCGGCTCGGCGCTGGGCGAAAACTTCATTGGCCGCTGCATCACGACGGCGGCCGGGAACATTCTCGCGGTGTTTGCAACGTACGACGACGCCGAGAAGTGGGAGATGGACCGCTTCGAGCCGATGCGTTCGTCGACGCCGGATCTGCGTCGCCGCGTGCGCGACGCAATGAAGAAGGGCAGCGAGAACACCAAGCTGCGCAAGAAATTCCCTGGTGGCCTGATGAACCTCGTCAGTGCGACGAGAGCAGGGCGTCTGAAATCGACGACCGTGCGCTACGTACTGCTCGAGGAAATCGACGAGTACGTGCTCAATGTCGACGGGCAGGGCAACCCGATTGAACTCGCGAGAAACCGCACAAGTAACTTTGGTCGCCGCGCGAAGATTTTCGCGAACAGCACGCCGACCATCAAACGTCGGTCGCAGATCGAGAAGCTCTACGAGGCCGGCGACCAGCGGCGCTATTTCGTCCGGTGTCCGGACTGCGGATCGCCGCAGTTCTTCGACTGGCGCAAGGGTATGCGCCGCTCGCCCGACGATCCGGGTGTCGTCCTGTATTACTGTCAGACCGGTTGCGGCGCGGGCAACCCTGAAAGCGTCTGGAAAACGCGGGGCTATGAAGGCGCCTACTGGATGCCGACGACTCCCGGTGACGGCAAGACGGCCAGCTTCCACCTCAGTGCGTTGTACGCGCCGCTCGGATGGCGCCCGTGGTCGGATCTGATGGACGACTGGGAAGCGGCTCAGACCGACACCGAGAAAATGATTGCGTTCGTCAACAACGCACTCGCCGAGTGTTGGGAAGACAAGAGCGCGGAGATGAAGTGGGAGACGATCAAGCGTCGCGCCGAGTCGTACAAATTGCGCACGATCCCTCCTGGCTGTCTGCTGCTGACCTGTGCGGTCGACACGCAGAACGACCGCCTCGAAGTCGAGATCTCCGGCTGGGGGCGTGGACTGCGTAACTGGACGATCGACCACGTCGTATTTCGGGGTGACCCGGCGTTGCCCGACGTATGGAACCAGCTCGACCGGTATCTCGACACACCGATCGTCAACCAGTTCGGCGTATCGATGCGCATCGAACTGTGCGCCGTCGACTCAGGCGGTAGCCGCACGCAGGACGTGTATGACTATTGCCGGCTGCGGCGCCATCGTGGTGTGTTCGCCATCAAGGGTGCGAAGGAGAAACACAAGCCGATCATCGGTCGCCCGACCGATCAGGATGTGACGATCAAGGGCAAGACCTATCCGAACGGCGTCAAGCTCTGGCCGGTCGGCACCGACACCGCGAAGAGCCGCATCTTCGGTGCGCTGCTCGGCGACGAGGAGCGCGAGGTTGTCGAGCGGCGCATGCACTTCTCGGTCGATCTCGACGACGAGTACTTTGAGCAACTCACGGCAGAGGCGTACAACCCATCGAAAGACCGCTGGGACAAGCTGCGCAAGCGCAATGAAGCGCTCGACCTGAAGGTCTACAACTTCGCATGCGCGTATCACCCGCGCTTGCGCCTGAACGCCTATCAGGATGCCGACTGGGCAGCGCTCGAAGCGGTGATCGAGCCGCGTGTGCAGGATCTGTTCGCGTCTGTTCCGGCTCATGACGTGCCGGCGCCGGAGCAGGCTGACGCAGACATTGCTGTGCTTGAGGTTGCGCTGGACACGGAGCTCGCGGTGGCGCCGGTCGACACGGCGAGCGAACCGGCGGCGCCAACGACTGACGCGGGTGCGACGCAGAACTCATGGATTCCACGCCGGGACAACTGGCTGAGGCGATAG
- a CDS encoding phage head-tail joining protein yields MDSTPGQLAEAIDMAFTQQNLDAIEKAIATGTLSVEYNGKRITYRSMGDLLKARDVIKTELLKQQAPGVPRSSIAIYQRF; encoded by the coding sequence ATGGATTCCACGCCGGGACAACTGGCTGAGGCGATAGATATGGCATTTACCCAGCAGAACCTCGACGCGATCGAGAAAGCCATTGCGACAGGCACGCTGTCAGTCGAATACAACGGCAAGCGCATCACCTATCGGTCCATGGGCGACCTGTTAAAGGCGCGCGATGTGATCAAAACCGAGCTGTTAAAGCAGCAGGCGCCCGGCGTACCGCGATCCAGCATTGCCATTTATCAACGGTTCTGA
- a CDS encoding phage portal protein, with the protein MKTNFIDRAIEYVAPGIAARRMRARVSIHAARGFDGAKRGPRSAGWRASGASSTAEVLPALGVLRNRARDLVRNNPHIRRALKILVANAIGTGVQAKFTDKALQKLWKRWVKVCDAGGLLDFYGLQAQAYKALKESGEVLLRFRTRLPQDGMEVPLQLQILEIDFLDTLKVGAVDGGFIVAGVQFNMIGQRTGYWLFDQHPGEVAQVPRNMLSRFVPASEIIHLFDAIDRPNAVRGFPWLASAIWKARDLDEYQDAELVRKKIEACFAAFVTSSDEGFQVGRTTASAPGDSRRVESLSPGMVEYLRPGETVDFSAPATSNDYEGNVRVDLRAIAAGTDTTYEQLTGDYSQVNFTSGRMGKMEFKRFLEQDLWLIFIPMFCEAVASRFVSTAYLAGRTKQPLADVSWSPQRIEFIDPLREANGIIALIDARLKSRHQSIRDLGEDPDEVDAEINADPLAIEVPISGRSLDAKSAHDVLDRLEQILSAVPQ; encoded by the coding sequence ATGAAGACAAACTTTATCGACAGGGCCATTGAATACGTGGCGCCGGGGATCGCCGCGCGACGCATGCGTGCGCGGGTGTCGATCCACGCCGCGCGCGGTTTCGACGGCGCGAAGCGCGGGCCGCGCTCGGCGGGGTGGCGTGCCTCGGGCGCCAGCTCGACAGCAGAGGTACTGCCCGCGCTCGGCGTCCTGCGCAACCGCGCGCGTGATCTGGTGCGCAACAATCCGCACATTCGTCGCGCGCTCAAGATCCTGGTGGCCAATGCGATCGGCACGGGCGTGCAGGCCAAGTTCACCGACAAGGCCCTGCAGAAGCTCTGGAAACGCTGGGTGAAGGTCTGCGATGCCGGCGGACTACTGGATTTCTACGGCCTGCAGGCGCAGGCATACAAGGCCCTGAAGGAGTCGGGCGAAGTGCTGCTCAGGTTTCGCACGCGCCTGCCGCAGGACGGCATGGAGGTGCCGCTCCAGTTGCAGATCCTGGAGATCGATTTTCTCGATACGCTGAAGGTCGGTGCGGTCGACGGCGGGTTCATTGTGGCCGGCGTGCAGTTCAACATGATCGGCCAGCGCACAGGCTACTGGCTGTTCGATCAGCATCCCGGCGAAGTGGCGCAGGTGCCGCGCAACATGCTGAGCCGCTTTGTGCCGGCTTCGGAGATCATCCACCTGTTCGATGCAATCGACCGGCCCAACGCGGTGCGCGGATTCCCCTGGCTTGCGTCTGCGATCTGGAAAGCCCGTGACCTCGACGAGTATCAGGACGCCGAGCTCGTGCGCAAAAAGATCGAGGCCTGTTTCGCGGCCTTCGTCACGTCTAGCGACGAAGGCTTTCAGGTGGGGCGCACCACGGCATCTGCGCCAGGAGACTCTCGTCGTGTGGAGTCGCTATCGCCCGGCATGGTCGAGTATCTGCGGCCGGGCGAAACCGTGGATTTTTCCGCGCCCGCCACCAGCAATGACTATGAGGGCAATGTACGCGTCGACCTGCGTGCGATCGCGGCTGGCACGGACACGACGTATGAACAGCTGACCGGCGACTATTCGCAGGTCAATTTCACCAGCGGTCGCATGGGGAAAATGGAGTTCAAGCGATTCCTCGAGCAGGACCTGTGGCTCATCTTCATTCCGATGTTTTGTGAAGCGGTTGCCAGCCGCTTCGTCTCCACGGCCTATCTTGCTGGCAGGACGAAACAGCCGTTGGCCGACGTGTCCTGGTCGCCGCAGCGCATCGAATTTATCGATCCGTTGCGCGAAGCGAACGGCATCATCGCGCTGATCGACGCCCGTCTGAAGAGCCGGCATCAGAGCATTCGCGATCTCGGCGAAGACCCGGACGAAGTCGATGCCGAAATCAATGCGGATCCGCTGGCAATCGAGGTGCCCATTTCGGGCCGCTCGCTCGACGCGAAATCGGCGCACGACGTTCTCGACCGGCTGGAGCAGATCCTCTCGGCGGTGCCACAGTAG
- a CDS encoding prohead protease/major capsid protein fusion protein, whose protein sequence is MPEPVNGRRGGAGAPSAMPLQTRLQPVGTVDAQNRTVDVTWTAGAQVQRYDWMRDRTYMEELSTDPGAVRMDRLQSGNAPVLNDHDRWGGLDSVLGVVSSASLDSASSTGQAQLRFSSRDAVQPYFQDVQDGILRNISFGYRTYRYDMIAPGQEGNDQWIYRATDWEPYEISLVSIPADPNATVRNAGGSPDQRFFPCEFVERSAGASSVGARASQHNQGAVMPGENEPQTPANPSGPDTSEAARNAAAAAQSEAARNEGAAAERQRMMDLRTAVRASVLDNQDELLNGFIERGVTVDAARAEILRLQAERSNANPQRGASNIVTVTDETDVRRAAMTDAVMHRVNPRQELNDAARQYRGMTLREMCREGLEAVGVDTRGMELRQLAGMALGLTRAGYNTTSDLPIVFGNVINRTLRDAYSAAPRSFTSWARQGTLTDFRPATRVMVDGALKLEKVNESGEYKYGKLVDGGEVIQLGSYGKIINFTRQMIINDDLSALQRVPTYFGRSAANLESDVVYGALTGNAAMSDGKSLFHAQHGNLGAGGAISIDTLSAGRTAMRTQKSPGDGTPLNGAPKFLLVPAALETTAGQMTSNQYVPNQANQQNPFYSTLTPVVEPRLDAISTTSWYLAADPAAIDTIEYCYLEGEQGLYTEQDLDFDVDGLKVKARLDFAAKAIDWRGLFKNPGQ, encoded by the coding sequence ATGCCCGAACCCGTTAATGGTCGTCGCGGCGGTGCCGGTGCACCGTCGGCGATGCCGCTTCAAACGCGCCTGCAGCCGGTTGGAACTGTCGATGCGCAAAACCGCACGGTGGATGTCACGTGGACAGCCGGCGCACAGGTGCAGCGTTACGACTGGATGCGCGATCGCACCTATATGGAAGAGCTGAGCACGGATCCGGGGGCTGTCCGGATGGATCGTCTGCAGTCCGGTAATGCGCCGGTCCTGAACGATCACGATCGCTGGGGCGGCCTCGATTCGGTGCTCGGCGTCGTATCCAGCGCGTCGCTCGATAGCGCGAGCAGTACCGGCCAGGCGCAGCTGCGCTTCTCATCGCGTGATGCCGTGCAGCCGTATTTTCAGGACGTGCAGGACGGCATTCTCCGCAACATTTCTTTCGGCTACCGGACGTACCGGTACGACATGATCGCGCCCGGCCAGGAAGGCAACGATCAGTGGATTTATCGCGCGACCGACTGGGAGCCGTACGAGATCTCGCTGGTGTCGATCCCGGCCGATCCGAACGCCACGGTGCGCAATGCAGGCGGCTCGCCTGACCAACGCTTTTTCCCCTGCGAATTCGTCGAGCGAAGCGCAGGGGCTTCTTCAGTCGGGGCGCGCGCCTCGCAACATAACCAAGGAGCTGTGATGCCCGGTGAAAACGAACCTCAAACCCCTGCCAATCCGTCCGGTCCGGATACCTCGGAGGCGGCACGAAACGCTGCAGCTGCGGCCCAAAGCGAAGCCGCCCGCAACGAAGGTGCAGCGGCGGAACGCCAGCGTATGATGGATCTGCGTACGGCGGTTCGCGCGAGCGTGCTCGACAATCAGGACGAACTGCTGAACGGTTTCATCGAACGCGGGGTGACGGTCGACGCTGCACGCGCGGAAATCCTGCGTCTGCAGGCCGAGCGCTCGAACGCGAATCCGCAGCGGGGCGCGTCGAACATCGTGACCGTGACCGACGAAACCGATGTTCGCCGTGCCGCGATGACGGATGCGGTCATGCATCGCGTGAATCCGCGTCAGGAACTCAATGACGCAGCCCGCCAGTATCGCGGCATGACGCTGCGCGAGATGTGCCGTGAAGGGCTCGAGGCGGTCGGCGTCGATACGCGCGGCATGGAACTGCGCCAGCTGGCGGGTATGGCGCTCGGTCTGACCCGTGCCGGCTACAACACGACCTCCGACCTGCCGATCGTGTTCGGCAACGTGATCAACCGCACGTTGCGCGATGCCTACAGCGCTGCGCCGCGTTCGTTCACGAGCTGGGCGCGTCAGGGCACGCTGACCGATTTCCGCCCGGCGACGCGCGTGATGGTCGACGGTGCGCTGAAGCTGGAAAAGGTCAACGAATCCGGCGAGTACAAGTACGGCAAGCTGGTCGACGGTGGCGAAGTGATCCAGCTCGGCTCGTACGGAAAAATCATCAACTTCACGCGCCAGATGATCATCAATGACGATCTCTCGGCGCTGCAGCGCGTCCCGACGTACTTCGGCCGCTCCGCTGCAAACCTGGAATCGGACGTGGTGTATGGCGCCCTGACGGGCAACGCCGCGATGTCGGACGGCAAGTCCCTGTTCCACGCGCAGCACGGCAACCTCGGCGCTGGCGGCGCAATCTCGATCGATACGCTTTCGGCAGGGCGTACCGCGATGCGCACGCAGAAATCGCCGGGTGACGGCACGCCGCTGAACGGTGCGCCCAAATTCCTGCTGGTGCCGGCCGCGCTGGAGACCACGGCTGGCCAGATGACCAGCAACCAGTATGTGCCGAATCAGGCGAACCAGCAGAACCCGTTCTACAGCACGCTCACGCCGGTCGTCGAGCCGCGCCTCGATGCCATCAGCACAACCTCCTGGTATCTCGCGGCGGACCCGGCAGCAATCGACACGATCGAGTACTGCTACCTCGAAGGTGAGCAGGGGCTCTATACCGAGCAGGATCTCGACTTCGACGTCGACGGCCTGAAGGTCAAGGCACGGCTCGACTTCGCGGCGAAGGCAATCGACTGGCGCGGTCTATTCAAGAATCCGGGCCAGTAA
- a CDS encoding DUF2190 family protein, whose translation MNNFIQKGRTITATLAAAVTSGQLVLLGNGKLPAVASGTYAANAEGEYNTGGVYALPSATNGTAVVGDKAYWDSTNNVVTITAQNNDPIGHFAAPKAAADSTANVRLWL comes from the coding sequence ATGAACAACTTTATCCAGAAGGGCCGCACGATCACCGCGACGCTGGCCGCCGCGGTCACTTCGGGCCAGCTCGTGCTGCTGGGCAATGGCAAGCTGCCGGCAGTCGCTTCCGGTACATACGCTGCCAACGCCGAGGGCGAATACAACACCGGTGGTGTCTATGCGTTGCCCAGCGCGACGAACGGCACGGCGGTGGTGGGCGATAAGGCGTACTGGGACTCGACTAACAATGTCGTGACGATCACCGCACAAAACAACGATCCGATCGGCCACTTCGCTGCGCCGAAGGCGGCGGCCGACTCGACGGCCAATGTGCGGCTCTGGCTGTGA
- a CDS encoding DUF1799 domain-containing protein, whose protein sequence is MAAFGAPADVVEVARSRPGEDDFEVLPENWDAVEVFTSLGTQWKKSVVSSLSGGGVFYEGLDYSAVESVFRMFGFKRKRHRELFDAVRVMERAALDVLSARASRT, encoded by the coding sequence ATGGCGGCATTCGGCGCACCTGCTGACGTGGTCGAGGTGGCACGGTCGCGTCCCGGTGAGGATGACTTCGAAGTCCTGCCGGAAAACTGGGACGCGGTAGAGGTCTTCACCTCGCTCGGCACGCAGTGGAAGAAATCGGTCGTCTCATCGTTGAGCGGTGGCGGCGTCTTCTATGAAGGGCTCGACTACTCCGCAGTCGAGTCGGTGTTTCGCATGTTTGGCTTCAAGAGAAAGCGACATCGCGAACTGTTCGACGCAGTGCGCGTGATGGAACGCGCGGCGCTCGATGTTCTTTCGGCCCGCGCGTCACGAACGTAA